A portion of the Gossypium arboreum isolate Shixiya-1 chromosome 8, ASM2569848v2, whole genome shotgun sequence genome contains these proteins:
- the LOC108485824 gene encoding transcription factor MYC2-like yields the protein MEELIISPSSSSSLVSFSHETPPSTLQQRLQHLLESQKDWWAYAILWQTSNDDLGRLLLAWGDGHFQGTNKSPKPGANHFQGERRKVMKGIQALIGDNHDIDMGEAEWFYMISLTRCFSAGDGILGKCLTTGSLVWLTGAHELQFYNCERAKEAQLHGIETLVCIPTSCGVLELGSCEIIRENWGLVQQVKYLFGSDLIRLLPKQSSPNQFLDRNISFSDMGVIAGVQEQEHASLGFKTKKDCPKHGELSFVNSDHSDSECRFRAATESNSNSNTEKRIPKKRGRKPGSGRETLLNHVEAERQRREKLNHRFYALRAVVPNVSRMDKASLLSDAVAYINELKSKIEDLQSELGRDRKKVKTETVDGMDNQSTTTSVEQAAKPSSNSSSGNAGSNGFELDIKIIGNDAMIRVQSENVNHPAARLMDALRNLEFRVHHASMSCVNDLMIQDVVVSFTENGFRLHEQGLKSAILTRLDQ from the coding sequence ATGGAAGAACTAATAATCTCTCcatcttcatcttcttcattagtcTCTTTTTCACACGAAACTCCACCTTCAACTCTGCAGCAGAGGCTCCAACATCTGCTGGAAAGCCAGAAAGATTGGTGGGCGTACGCTATTTTATGGCAGACATCAAACGACGACCTGGGACGGCTGCTCTTGGCTTGGGGTGACGGTCATTTTCAAGGCACTAATAAGTCTCCAAAACCGGGTGCCAACCACTTCCAGGGTGAACGAAGGAAGGTGATGAAAGGGATCCAAGCCCTCATCGGGGACAACCACGACATCGATATGGGTGAGGCTGAATGGTTCTACATGATCTCATTGACACGGTGTTTCTCGGCGGGTGATGGGATCCTGGGCAAGTGTCTTACTACTGGGTCTTTGGTGTGGTTAACTGGTGCCCATGAGTTGCAGTTCTACAATTGTGAAAGGGCTAAAGAAGCACAATTGCACGGCATTGAAACCCTGGTTTGCATACCCACTTCTTGCGGGGTTCTTGAGCTTGGCTCCTGCGAAATTATAAGGGAAAACTGGGGATTGGTCCAACAAGTTAAGTACCTATTCGGGTCTGATCTCATTCGCCTTTTACCAAAACAATCCTCTCCAAACCAGTTCCTTGATAGAAACATCTCATTTTCAGACATGGGGGTAATCGCCGGCGTTCAAGAGCAAGAACATGCATCCCTTGGTTTTAAAACCAAGAAAGATTGTCCAAAACATGGGGAACTGTCTTTTGTGAATTCAGACCATTCGGATTCCGAGTGTCGATTCCGTGCCGCCACGGAGAGTAACAGTAATAGTAATACAGAGAAGAGGATCCCGAAGAAACGAGGGAGGAAACCTGGTTCAGGACGAGAGACATTGTTGAACCACGTGGAAGCAGAAAGGCAACGCCGTGAGAAGCTGAACCACAGGTTCTACGCTCTACGAGCAGTAGTCCCCAACGTGTCGCGCATGGACAAAGCATCCCTCTTATCCGACGCCGTTGCATATATCAACGAGCTAAAGTCGAAAATCGAAGACCTCCAATCGGAGCTTGGGAGGGACCGTAAGAAAGTGAAAACAGAAACGGTGGATGGCATGGATAACCAAAGCACCACCACGTCGGTGGAACAAGCAGCCAAGCCTAGCAGCAATTCATCGTCCGGAAATGCTGGGTCTAATGGGTTTGAGCTAGATATCAAGATCATAGGAAATGATGCAATGATTAGGGTCCAATCAGAGAACGTGAACCATCCAGCCGCTAGATTAATGGATGCCCTTCGTAATTTGGAGTTTCGAGTTCATCATGCAAGCATGTCGTGCGTTAATGACCTCATGATCCAGGATGTTGTCGTAAGTTTCACTGAGAACGGGTTCCGACTGCATGAGCAAGGCCTTAAATCTGCTATTCTCACCAGGCTAGACCAGTAA